The following proteins are co-located in the Panthera uncia isolate 11264 chromosome F1, Puncia_PCG_1.0, whole genome shotgun sequence genome:
- the PEA15 gene encoding astrocytic phosphoprotein PEA-15 codes for MAEYGTLLQDLTNNITLEDLEQLKSACKEDIPSEKSEEITTGSAWFSFLESHNKLDKDNLSYIEHIFEISRRPDLLTMVVDYRTRVLKISEEDELDTKLTRIPSAKKYKDIIRQPSEEEIIKLAPPPKKA; via the exons ATGGCTGAGTACGGGACCCTCCTCCAGGACCTGACCAACAACATCACCCTCGAAGACCTGGAACAGCTCAAATCGGCCTGCAAGGAGGACATCCCCAGCGAGAAGAGCGAGGAGATCACTACTGGCAGTGCCTGGTTCAGCTTCCTGGAGAGCCACAACAAGCTGGACAAAG ACAACCTCTCCTACATCGAGCACATCTTCGAGATCTCTCGCCGCCCTGACCTGCTCACCATGGTGGTGGACTACAGAACCCGTGTTCTGAAGATCTCCGAGGAGGATGAGCTGGACACCAAGCTGACCCGCATCCCCAGTGCCAAGAAGTACAAAG ACATCATCCGGCAGCCCTCGGAGGAAGAGATCATCAAACTGGCTCCGCCACCGAAGAAAGCCTGA